A single genomic interval of Rosistilla ulvae harbors:
- a CDS encoding thioesterase II family protein: MFRTIYEAAKPKLQFFWFCHAGAGSASLVRAARGLSGPLSLHVASLPGREHRFRDGLNLSLDELVDQLAAELRAQIRGPYHLIGHSFGSLLSYLLAQKMIAAGVPPLSLTVMTLAAPDRVDRNPRTAHLTNEEFLDYLDHRFGSVPRALRTNPEAIALFLPIVRYDLQLLESYVHQPTPPLPIPILALAGSEDRAVSPEAMRQWERFTSESFELQTIPGGHFFPTENVDPIIQRAIGSFQQGPS; this comes from the coding sequence ATGTTCCGAACGATTTACGAGGCCGCCAAGCCGAAGCTGCAGTTTTTCTGGTTCTGCCACGCCGGTGCCGGTTCGGCGTCACTGGTCCGAGCGGCTCGGGGTTTATCGGGGCCGCTGAGTCTGCATGTGGCTTCGCTCCCCGGACGCGAACACCGTTTCCGCGATGGGCTGAACCTCTCGCTCGATGAATTAGTCGACCAATTGGCCGCCGAACTGCGAGCTCAGATTCGCGGCCCCTATCATTTAATAGGGCACAGTTTTGGCAGCCTGTTGAGCTATCTGCTGGCTCAGAAAATGATCGCCGCCGGGGTGCCGCCGCTCAGCCTGACCGTGATGACGCTAGCCGCGCCCGACCGCGTCGACCGAAATCCGCGAACCGCCCATCTGACCAACGAAGAATTCCTCGACTACCTCGACCATCGCTTCGGCAGCGTCCCCCGCGCGCTGCGGACGAATCCCGAAGCGATCGCGTTGTTTTTGCCGATCGTTCGCTACGACTTACAATTGCTCGAATCGTACGTTCACCAACCGACCCCGCCGCTGCCGATTCCGATCCTGGCGTTGGCCGGCAGCGAGGATCGCGCCGTCAGCCCCGAAGCGATGCGGCAGTGGGAGCGGTTTACCAGCGAATCGTTCGAATTGCAGACAATCCCCGGCGGCCACTTCTTTCCCACGGAAAATGTTGACCCGATCATCCAGCGGGCGATCGGATCATTCCAGCAAGGACCTTCATGA
- a CDS encoding AMP-binding protein → MSLSQETSQRHGGWRSLTELMVDRSRRHPDRAVATFLTDAGESQSITYGQLDRRARSVAAELAQCTTPGDRALLLFPPGLEFLVGFFAASYAGLVPVPTCFPKPGRAMPRLDTAAVDCQPAALIANRETLEGLDFKRLNAAVHKTHRIATDGVAAVDFDPHIDDSSGEALGLLQYTSGSTSDPKGVMVRNANLLSNLESIRSSYALEFAADDASEHSRGVFWLPAYHDMGLIGGILEPIYVGGEAVLMSPRSFLQRPLRWLQAISSHRASFSGAPNFAYQLCVDRIDPEHTRGLDLSCWTTAFCGAEPVRAATLDAFIQRFEPAGYRASSFCPCYGLAEATLLAAGGGDRNEPKYLDVDRDSLSVGRYQPAAQGQPEATVQRLVSSGPAADGMRIAIVDPDTAATQADGAVGEIWLQGPSVADGYWNREAVNAEQFHATIAGEPEAGKFLRSGDLGFLHRDQLYVTGRMKDVIILRGRNVYPQDIEATVCECLGEASGGPAAAFSAQGDGQEALAVVAEVARQTPPESLAGLVRRLRRRLIEQHEVDARTIALTRPGGVPLTTSGKVQRQACRSQFFSGELKTKHRWDRSILLGGNVEFPELPTTITPDDLPAVSAAIEGWLLEWLAARGNPDNGPADRDKPLADYGLDSLATMELAGDVEDWLGLELTPTLAWDYPTPAVLAPHLAENMLETGPDESASER, encoded by the coding sequence ATGTCGCTATCACAAGAAACATCGCAGCGGCATGGCGGTTGGCGGTCGTTGACCGAACTGATGGTCGATCGCAGCCGCCGCCATCCCGACCGCGCGGTCGCTACGTTTTTGACCGACGCGGGTGAATCGCAATCGATCACCTACGGCCAGCTGGATCGGCGAGCCCGATCGGTCGCCGCCGAATTAGCCCAGTGCACCACGCCGGGGGATCGGGCTCTGCTGCTGTTCCCGCCGGGGCTTGAGTTTTTGGTCGGCTTCTTTGCCGCCAGCTATGCCGGCTTGGTCCCAGTACCCACCTGCTTCCCCAAGCCGGGGCGAGCGATGCCGCGTTTGGACACGGCCGCTGTCGATTGCCAACCGGCGGCCTTGATCGCCAATCGCGAGACCCTTGAAGGTTTGGACTTCAAGCGGCTGAACGCGGCTGTTCACAAGACCCACCGGATCGCCACCGATGGCGTCGCGGCGGTCGACTTCGATCCTCACATCGACGACAGTTCGGGCGAAGCGTTGGGGCTGCTGCAATACACAAGCGGTTCGACAAGCGATCCCAAGGGAGTGATGGTTCGCAATGCCAACCTGCTGAGCAATCTCGAATCGATCCGCAGCAGTTACGCATTGGAGTTTGCCGCGGACGACGCCAGCGAGCACAGCCGGGGTGTCTTTTGGTTGCCCGCCTACCACGACATGGGGTTGATCGGCGGGATCCTGGAACCGATCTACGTCGGCGGCGAAGCGGTTTTGATGTCGCCACGAAGCTTTCTGCAGCGGCCGCTGCGGTGGTTGCAAGCGATCAGCTCGCATCGGGCTTCGTTCAGCGGAGCTCCCAATTTTGCATACCAGTTGTGTGTCGATCGGATCGATCCGGAACACACGCGGGGGTTGGATCTGAGTTGTTGGACGACGGCGTTTTGCGGGGCTGAACCGGTGCGGGCGGCGACGTTGGATGCGTTTATCCAGCGATTTGAACCGGCGGGCTATCGCGCCAGCAGCTTCTGCCCCTGTTACGGTTTGGCCGAAGCGACGCTGTTGGCCGCTGGCGGTGGCGATCGAAACGAACCCAAATATCTGGATGTCGATCGCGATTCGCTTTCCGTGGGAAGGTATCAGCCGGCAGCGCAAGGTCAGCCCGAAGCGACGGTCCAACGATTGGTCAGCAGCGGTCCGGCAGCCGATGGAATGCGGATCGCAATCGTCGATCCCGATACCGCCGCGACGCAGGCCGATGGCGCCGTGGGAGAGATCTGGTTGCAGGGACCCAGCGTCGCCGACGGTTATTGGAATCGAGAGGCGGTCAACGCGGAACAGTTTCATGCGACGATCGCTGGCGAGCCCGAGGCGGGAAAGTTTTTGCGGAGCGGGGATTTAGGGTTCCTGCACCGCGACCAGTTATACGTGACCGGGCGGATGAAGGACGTGATCATCCTTCGCGGCCGCAACGTCTATCCGCAAGATATCGAAGCGACGGTCTGCGAGTGTTTGGGGGAAGCCAGCGGTGGCCCGGCGGCAGCCTTTTCGGCGCAAGGAGACGGCCAAGAGGCGTTGGCGGTCGTGGCGGAAGTCGCCCGGCAGACGCCACCGGAATCGTTGGCTGGTCTGGTCCGCCGATTGCGGCGACGGTTGATCGAACAACACGAAGTCGATGCGCGGACGATCGCGTTGACGCGGCCCGGCGGCGTTCCGCTGACGACCAGCGGCAAGGTGCAGCGGCAAGCGTGTCGGAGTCAGTTTTTCAGCGGCGAACTGAAAACCAAACACCGCTGGGATCGATCGATCCTGTTGGGTGGCAACGTCGAATTCCCCGAGCTCCCCACAACGATCACGCCCGACGATTTGCCGGCCGTTAGCGCGGCGATCGAAGGTTGGTTGTTGGAATGGTTGGCCGCGCGGGGGAATCCGGACAACGGCCCGGCCGATCGCGATAAACCGCTGGCCGATTATGGGCTCGATTCGCTGGCCACGATGGAACTGGCGGGAGATGTCGAAGATTGGTTGGGGCTGGAACTGACGCCCACCCTGGCCTGGGACTACCCAACGCCGGCAGTCCTGGCACCTCATCTGGCTGAAAACATGCTCGAAACCGGGCCGGACGAATCGGCCAGCGAGCGTTAG
- the scpB gene encoding SMC-Scp complex subunit ScpB: MRPWGPRRGGWQDRNLFRPLESSATRRRRVAMRDAEASQTPSSSPAEDDDPKHKLQRTEAILVLSRGSLTTRKLAALAGLADATEARTLIRQLNQLYDQQGRAFRAEEVAGGYQLLTRPQFAPYLRRLGHVPQAVRLSSPMLETLAIVAYRQPVLRADIEAVRGVQSGELLRQLMEKDLVRISGRSDELGRPYLYSTTKRFLQVFGLRNTDALPCSQWFKEQPVDVPTTGPPDNLDPVLDSPDKESDVSIAIASSHHDASPEHTDAIVAVSSTEASLSNPPAAIIEDEEDEQWNDDDDDDDWDDEDDDWDDEDPDDDDDDSDDDDDWEEEEADDDSKDDDWEEVDDDDDDDLEEADGEGDEWVDDEDDDDWDDDDEDEF, translated from the coding sequence ATGCGACCTTGGGGACCCCGCCGCGGCGGCTGGCAGGATCGAAATTTGTTTCGCCCGCTGGAGAGCTCGGCGACGCGGCGGCGGCGTGTCGCGATGCGCGATGCCGAAGCTTCACAGACTCCCTCAAGTTCGCCCGCTGAGGATGACGATCCAAAGCACAAACTTCAGCGAACCGAAGCGATCTTAGTCCTGTCACGGGGATCACTTACGACGCGGAAATTGGCCGCGCTGGCTGGCTTGGCGGATGCCACCGAAGCGCGTACACTGATCCGCCAACTTAACCAGCTTTACGATCAACAGGGGCGCGCCTTTCGTGCCGAAGAGGTTGCCGGCGGTTACCAGTTGTTAACCCGACCTCAGTTTGCACCGTACCTGCGGCGTTTGGGGCACGTGCCGCAAGCGGTTCGGTTGTCCTCCCCGATGCTCGAAACATTGGCCATCGTGGCTTACCGCCAACCTGTGTTGCGAGCCGATATCGAAGCGGTTCGCGGCGTGCAAAGCGGTGAATTGCTGCGGCAATTGATGGAAAAGGATTTAGTGCGGATCAGCGGTCGCAGCGACGAACTGGGCCGTCCCTATTTGTATTCCACGACAAAGAGATTTTTGCAGGTCTTTGGCCTCCGTAACACCGATGCCTTACCATGCAGCCAGTGGTTCAAAGAACAGCCGGTCGACGTACCGACAACCGGCCCCCCCGATAACCTAGACCCAGTTCTTGACAGTCCCGATAAGGAGTCCGACGTGAGTATCGCTATCGCTTCATCCCATCATGATGCCTCACCCGAGCACACCGACGCGATCGTTGCCGTTTCAAGTACTGAGGCAAGCCTTTCCAATCCGCCCGCTGCGATCATCGAAGACGAAGAAGATGAGCAGTGGAACGACGACGATGATGACGACGACTGGGACGACGAAGACGACGACTGGGACGATGAAGATCCCGACGACGACGACGACGATTCGGATGACGACGACGACTGGGAAGAAGAAGAAGCCGACGACGACAGCAAGGACGACGACTGGGAAGAAGTCGACGACGATGATGACGACGACCTCGAAGAAGCGGACGGCGAGGGAGACGAGTGGGTCGACGATGAAGACGACGACGACTGGGATGACGACGACGAAGATGAATTTTAA